A window from Peromyscus eremicus chromosome 1, PerEre_H2_v1, whole genome shotgun sequence encodes these proteins:
- the LOC131898870 gene encoding olfactory receptor 287, translating into MSPKYSMAWGAGQNLSTSGPFILLGFPGPRSLRIGLFLLFLVMYLLTVAGNLAIISLVGAHRCLQTPMYFFLCNLSFLEIWFTTACVPKTLATFVPLGGAISLAGCATQMYFVFSLGCTEYFLLAVMAYDRYLAICLPLRYGGIMTPGLATRLALGSWLCGFSAITVPAVLIAHLSFCGSRVINHFFCDIAPWIVLSCTDTQVVELVSFGIAFCVILGSCGITLVSYAYIITTIIKIPSAQGRHRAFSTCSSHLTVVLIWYGSTIFLHVRTSVESSLDLTKAITVLNTIVTPVLNPFIYTLRNKDVKEALRRTVQGK; encoded by the coding sequence ATGTCCCCCAAATATTCAATGGCTTGGGGTGCTGGCCAGAACCTGTCCACATCTGGACCGTTCATCTTGCTGGGCTTCCCTGGGCCACGGAGCCTGCGCATTGGGCTTTTCCTACTTTTCCTGGTCATGTACCTGCTCACAGTAGCTGGAAACCTAGCCATCATCTCTCTGGTAGGGGCACACAGATGCCTGCAGacacccatgtacttcttcctctgcAACCTCTCCTTCCTGGAGATCTGGTTCACCACAGCCTGTGTGCCCAAGACTCTGGCCACTTTTGTTCCCCTGGGTGGGGCCATCTCCTTGGCTGGCTGCGCCACACAGATGTACTTCGTCTTTTCTCTGGGCTGTACGGAGTACTTCTTGCTGGCGGTGATGGCTTATGACCGCTACCTGGCCATCTGCCTTCCACTGCGCTATGGTGGCATCATGACACCTGGGCTGGCAACACGTTTGGCCCTGGGATCCTGGCTGTGTGGCTTTTCTGCAATCACAGTGCCGGCTGTCCTCATTGCCCACCTCTCCTTCTGTGGCTCCCGTGTCATCAACCATTTCTTCTGTGACATTGCACCCTGGATCGTGCTGTCCTGCACTGACACACAGGTGGTGGAGCTGGTGTCCTTTGGTATTGCCTTCTGTGTCATTCTGGGCTCCTGTGGCATCACACTAGTCTCCTATGCCTacatcatcactaccatcatcaAGATTCCCTCTGCTCAGGGCCGGCACCGTGCCTTCTCGACCTGCTCATCCCACCTCACAGTGGTGCTGATTTGGTATGGCTCCACCATATTCTTGCATGTGAGGACCTCGGTAGAGAGCTCCTTGGACCTCACCAAGGCTATCACAGTGCTCAACACCATCGTTACACCAGTGTTGAACCCTTTCATATATACCCTGAGGAACAAGGACGTGAAGGAGGCTCTGCGCAGGACAGTGCAGGGAAAGTGA
- the LOC131898876 gene encoding olfactory receptor 226-like produces MSNCNNTLVTEFILLGFPELCHLRGLLFGLFLIIYVVTVLENLVIVGTISASRQLHIPMYFFLANLSVLETLYTTVTVPKLLAGLLAGANAISFSGCLTQLFLFLSLGSSECFLLSTMACDRYLAICRPLHYPAIMDSRLCLHLALSAWLGGFLASFVSTALISRLRFCGPNALNHFFCDVSPLLQLSCSDTTAIEMLDFVAALAVLATSLMVTSVSYARILATVLRIPGGAGRRKAFSTCASHLVVVLIFYTTTTFMYARPHAISSFDLNKLVSVIYSVVTPLLNPIIYCLRNRDIREALTKLLQTPRFS; encoded by the coding sequence ATGAGCAACTGCAACAACACTTTGGTGACAGAGTTCATTCTTCTGGGTTTCCCAGAGCTGTGCCACCTTCGAGGGCTGCTCTTTGGGTTATTCCTAATCATCTATGTGGTGACCGTCCTAGAGAACTTGGTCATTGTGGGCACCATCAGCGCTAGCCGGCAGCTACACatacccatgtacttcttcctggcCAATCTGTCTGTGCTGGAAACCCTCTACACCACAGTCACAGTGCCCAAGCTGCTTGCCGGTCTCCTGGCAGGGGCAAACGCCATCTCCTTCTCAGGGTGCCTCACCCAGCTGTTCCTCTTTCTTTCACTGGGCTCCTCCGAATGCTTCTTATTATCTACCATGGCCTGTGACCGGTACCTGGCCATCTGCCGCCCACTGCACTACCCAGCCATTATGGATTCAAGGCTGTGCCTACATCTGGCTCTCAGTGCCTGGCTCGGGGGCTTCTTGGCCTCCTTTGTGTCCACAGCTCTCATCTCCCGCCTCAGGTTCTGTGGCCCCAATGCCCTCAACCACTTCTTCTGTGATGTCTCACCCCTGCTGCAACTGTCCTGCTCAGACACCACTGCCATTGAAATGCTGGACTTTGTGGCAGCTCTGGCAGTCCTTGCAACCTCTCTGATGGTGACCTCAGTCTCCTATGCTCGCATCCTCGCCACGGTCCTGAGGATTCCAGGAGGAGCAGGCCGCAGGAAGGCTTTCTCCACATGTGCCTCCCACTTGGTGGTAGTCTTAATCttctacaccaccaccaccttcatGTACGCCCGGCCTCATGCCATAAGCTCCTTCGACCTCAACAAGCTGGTATCTGTGATCTACTCGGTAGTGACTCCCCTGCTGAACCCTATAATCTACTGCCTGAGGAATCGTGACATCAGGGAGGCGCTCACCAAGCTCCTCCAGACCCCCAGGTTCTCCTGA
- the Sprn gene encoding shadow of prion protein produces the protein MNWTAATCWALLLAAAFLCDSCSAKGGRGGARGSARGVRGGARGASRVRVRPAPRYGSSVRVAAAGAAAGAAAGVAAGLATGSGWRRTSGPGELGLEDDENGATGGNGTERGVYSYWAWTSGSGSIPSPRVCLLLGGTLGALELLWP, from the coding sequence ATGAACTGGACTGCTGCCAcgtgctgggctctgctgctgGCCGCCGCCTTCCTCTGTGACAGCTGTTCGGCCAAGGGCGGCCGGGGAGGTGCTCGGGGCAGCGCCCGCGGGGTACGCGGAGGCGCGCGCGGGGCATCGAGAGTGCGCGTAAGGCCGGCACCCCGCTACGGCTCCTCTGTGCGTGTGGCCGCTGCAGGGGCAGCCGCAGGTGCTGCGGCAGGTGTGGCTGCGGGCCTTGCCACTGGCTCTGGCTGGAGGAGGACCTCGGGGCCTGGCGAGCTAGGCCTGGAGGATGATGAGAACGGGGCAACTGGAGGCAACGGAACTGAGCGAGGAGTCTACAGCTACTGGGCCTGGACTTCGGGCTCCGGGTCCATTCCCAGCCCACGTGTTTGCCTGCTTCTGGGAGGCACCCTTGGTGCGTTAGAACTACTTTGGCCCTAG